The Oscillatoria acuminata PCC 6304 genomic interval CTCCACTTCCACCAGTACCACCTCTCATAATCGTCGGTTAGATTTAACCAGCGCCCTCAAAGCATCCCAGGCGATCGCCTCAGAAATTGTTTTGTCCAAGCTGATTGAAACCCTGATGACAATTCTCATGGAAAATGCCGGTGCTCAAACCGCATCTCTCATCTTAAAACATCACGGTAAACTCGGATTAAAAGCTACTGCTTCCGTCGAAAATCCCCAAGTCATTCTCCACGACGATACCCCACTCACTCAAGATTTAATCCTCCCCTTATCCGTGATTAATTATGTAATTCGCACCAAGCAAAGCCTTGTTTTAAATGATGCCCGCTACGAACTCACCTTTAGTACCGACCCCTATATTATTAAACATCAGCCCAAATCTATTTTATGTACCCCAATCCTCGATCGCGGACAACCCATCGGACTCCTTTATTTAGAAAATAATAGTGCTAAAAGCGCCTTTACCCCCGAACGCCTGGAATTTTTAACCGTCCTATCTTCTCAATTAGCAATTTCCCTAGAAAATTCTCTACTTTATGCTAATTTAACCGCCGCCAGTGAAGAATTAAAACGCGCCAACGAGCAATTAGAAGAAGCAAACCAAACCCTAGAACTAAGAGTGCAAGCTCGCACTCAACAACTCAAAGATAAAAATAAGCGCTTAAAACAAGCCATGCAGGAACTCAAACAAACCCAGACTCAACTGATTCAAACTGAAAAAATGTCGAGTCTCGGCCAAATGATTGCCGGAATTGCTCACGAAATTAACAATCCCGTTAATTTCGTCTATGGAAATATTACCCATGTCGGGGAATATATCCAAGATTTGCTAAACTTAATCCAACTTTATCAAGAACAGACACCGCAACCCCCCCTGGATATTCAAGAAGAAATAGAGGCGATCGAACTAGATTTTATTTTATCCGATCTGCCTAAACTTTTATCTTCCATGAAAATCGGTGCAGAACGGATTCGCTCAATTGTCCTATCCCTGCGGAATTTTTCACGCCTGGACGAAAGCGAAATGAAGCAAGTCGATATTCATGAAGGGATTGAAAGTACCCTGTTGATTTTACAGCATCGCCTCAAAGGAAATCCTGGACATTACGCCATTGAAATTATTAAAGACTATGGCGAACTGCCCAAAATTGAATGTTTTCCAGGACAGTTAAATCAAGTTTTTATGAATTTGTTAGCCAATGCGATCGATGCCGTGGAATTATATAGAAAAGAAAATGCAGACTCTGCTCACCGAATTCCAACCATTCGCATTCACACCACCCAGGTGAGTCCCCATGCGGTCTCCATTCGGATTGCGGATAATGGACCCGGTATTCCCAAACCTATGCAAAGTCGGTTATTTGACCCCTTTTTCACCACCAAACCTGTAGGGAGTGGCACAGGATTGGGGTTAGCCATTTGCTATCAAATTATTGTGGAAAAACATAATGGCCAGATTCACTGTAGTTCCCAACCTCCAGAGGGCGCAGAATTTACCCTAGAAATTCCCATTAAGCAACTCTTCTATTGCCCGGTTGATTCGTAATGGATCAAGGGTCAGAACTGGCGTGGGGGAACAAGGAAAGACCCATTGAGTTTCTTGACAAAATCTGGGCGAATTGCCACCCATTACAACAGAAACCCGATTTCTGGTCTGCTCTTAATCAAGGTTAATATCGTGGAGTCTGATCCGTATTCTCTTCGTAGGCACCAGGAGTTTCTTCGGGTAACTGTGCAATTTCTTCAATCCTTTGCAATTTTACTGTATTGTAAGTCTTGACCAAATCTTGCAGGGTCGGATATTCCGTCGTCATGCCAAAGGTGGCGGGAGTCACCGGGTCCTTATAGGTAAAATGGCGATAAGTCAAACAGAATCGGTCCCAAGATGACATTTGAACCCGAAAAATTTTGATGAATAGATCGACGAGAAACCCAGTTAAGGGAATGCGGAAGATAATATTTTTATTCAGGGTGGCGCAGATTTCTTCTACCGCCCGGTTAACGGTGACTGCTGGATTTCCTAATACAAAAGGTCCGGCGGGTTCGGGTGGATTGTCTACTAGATGAACGACAACTTTTGCAATATCACGAGCATGAATGAAGTGAAAACTGCCTTCGGCTTTAAAGAAGCGAATTAGATTAATCCGTTTGAGGATTTCTGGCATTCCAGCAGCAACGTGGGAGTAAGGTTTTTGTTCATCTCCCCCAAAGACGAGGGTTGGATATAAGGTGGTAATCCGTGAGGCGATCGGCAACCGAGTAAAGCGGCGCAAACAGTCAAATTTAGACCGGATATATTCCGTTCCCATTTGTCCTGATTCTCTGAGTAATTCGTTATTTCTATCCAGAATACTGGCGGTAGAAAAATAGATCACCTGTTCACAAACTTCCGGGTCTAAAAGCTCTAAGAGTCGCAGGGTTTTGAGAACATTAACATCAAAAACTGCCTGTGCGCCTCCCCAGGCAGTGGCGACTAAAATCGCCATATCCATTGTTTTGAGAAGATCCCCATACTTATCAATTTCGCGCATATCTGCCTGCACGATGGAAATACCAGGTCGAACCTCTAAGTCTACTCGGAGTTTCTCCGGGTTTCTGACCAACAGAAACAGTTCATGGTCAGTTTCTTGAATGAGAGCCTCGGCCAGGTAGTGACCAATACAGCCACTCGCGCCGGTTATGAAAATACGCTTTTTCGGTCGATAGTAATTTGAATACACGGGAGGTATGGCGGCTAGGGTGGTGTGGGAGCGTCAGATTGTCGAACGTAGATTTTAGATTTTAGAGTTTAGACCGTTTTTTGTCAAAAAGGATAGTCCCTAGGGTGGGTTTGACTCCACCTCGGTTGAAAAAGGGGCTGTTAGGAGGTTGGCAATGCTACCGCGATATCTAGGGAGTTGTAGGATGGGCATTGCCCACCCTACAACTATATCGAGTAGGGTGGGCATTGCCCACCTGACGCTACATTTAGTCTTTTGGGGATTAGCTGTGAACCGCTAATAATTTATCCGCCTGCTTTGCTGTTTCAAAGAAGAATGCCACATTTTCCTCGGGGGTGCCTTGTAAAACACCATGACCCAGATTCAAGATATGACCTTGGTTGCCAGCTTTGCGAATCGTATCCAGGATGCGATCGCGGATGAAATCATGGGACCCAAATAAGGCACAGGGGTCGATATTCCCTTGGACACCCATATTTGCACCTAGTCGCTTGCGCGCCTCAGCCATATCGACGGTCCAATCTACGCTCACGATATCGACGCCCGACATCGCCATCCGTTCCAGAATCCCCGAACTGCCATTAATGTACAGAATCATGGGAGTTTCCGGGTGTGCTGCCTTCACCTGTTCCACCACCTGTTTTTGATAAGGCATGGCAAAGGTTTCGTAATCTTGGGGACTCAGTTGACCCGCCCAGGAGTCAAACATTTGGACCACCTGAGCACCGCAATCGATTTGATAGCAGGCATAACGGGCGATCGCATCAGCAATTTTTGCCAAAAACGAATGCAACATCGCCGGTTCTCTAAAAGCCATACCCTTAATCACGGTATAGTCCTTAGAAGACTTACCCTCGATCGCATAAGCCGCCAGAGTCCAAGGCGCACCCACAAACCCCAACACCGTGGATGCCGTCCCCACTTCCTGGCGTAACGTCTCCAGAATCGGACGAATAAACGGCATCGTCTCCTCGGGTTCCAGGGGATACAGCTTATCAATCTGTTCCTGAGTCCGAATCGGGGGGTCAATAATCGGTCCTCGACTTTCGATAATGTCGAAAGGAATGCCAATTCCCGGCAAGGGAGTCAGGATATCCGAGAACAGAATCACCCCATCCGGCTGAAACGCCCGCCAGGGTTGCAGAGAGATTTCGATCGCAATCTCCGGATTTTCCGAACGTTCCCGAAACGAGGGGTATTTATCGCGCAGATCTCGATAAACCTTCATATAGCGCCCCGCTTGGCGCATCATCCAAACAGGGGGACGCTCTAATTTTTCCCCACGCGCTGCTCTTAGTAGATAAGGAACTGGGCTAGAACCAGCCATTTAAACTTCACCTTAAATTTTACTTAAATGCCATTGTTCAGCTTACCATTTTGCGTCCATTATTTTTGTTTTTTTGCAGGGACTTCCCCAAGGGGCCAACCCGATGTTTTGACAGGGTAAGCTCAATATCATATTCTGCTAACTTTTAGCCTTATCTTAATATTTTGTAATAGTTTCTCCATGTACCCTTTAACCTATTGCAGATTGGCAATATTTCAAATTCCAACTGCATCCTCAGCCGTCAACCGGGAAAGATTCCGAGTAAAATGATTCTTATGCCATCACAAAACTCCTGAAAAACAACCGTTTAAGGTTGATTCATGGAGGCTAGACGAGTCAAATTTTCTGTGCAATTTTTAAATTATGATGCAATTACAGTTATTCAAAACCTTAGAAAGTGCCAAACGGGGAAAAAATGAACGCTCTGGTATTTATAAATGGCATTCCTATTATGCCGGTTACAGTGAAAAATTTGTCACCTCTGCTATTGACTACTTAAATCTAAATTATAATCACATCCTCCTCGACCCTTGGAATGGGAGTGGCACCACGGGTGTTGTCGCCAGCAATTTTGGGATATCTACTTTGGGATTAGACATTAATCCAGTCATGAATATCTTTTCAGCAGCCAAGAGTCCCTATCTCAGAAGTCAAAAACCCATCCTGGATCAGTTATCCCATGAGATTTGTCAAACCTATAGCCAGATGATATCTGAAGGCAATCCATTAACTGAAGACCCTTTACTAGAGTTAATGCCTGCTAGTTTATGCCAAGGGATTCGCCTGCTGTATTTCAGTATCGAAGCCAGTCAATATCCAGATTATCCCCTATCCGAACCCTTGGTCCAATTATTACCAATCCAGAAGCACCGGACGAGCAATCCATTTCAATCTTTTTTTCACGCCGCCCTGTTTATCATGACCCGAGAGTTGATGGGATGGCAGAAATCCTCAAATCCCACTTGGTTTAAGCCCAACAATTCTCAACTCCATCCCGACTATTCCTTAGAACAGATTCGGGATAAATTCAGGACAACCATTCAAGGGATGTTAGCCGACTTAGAAGCCTATCTAAATACAAATCAATCCCAAGTTTTCCATTTGCCAATCACAATGGATTCTCGGGGAATTGCCATGACCGATAATTCTATTGATGGAATTATCACGTCTCCCCCTTACTTGACTCGCATTGATTATGCCATTTCAACCAAACCCGAACTGCTGATTTTGCGAGACTCAAATTATTTGAGAAAACTCAGAGAGCAAATGATGGGAACTCCGGTAATTGTCGATAAAACTATCCAAATTAATCCAATTTGGGGTAAAACTTGTGGACGGTTACTCGAAAATATTTTAACTCATCCTAGTAAAGCGGCTGCTTCTTATTATTTTCATACACAAACCCAATATTTTCAAGATGTAGAAAAATCGTTGCGCGAAATCATTCGGGTACTAAAACCCAAATCTAAAGCGCTGATAGTGGTTCAATCGTCTTACTTTAAAGAACACGAAATTCCGTTGGGCGAGATTTACGTCAAAATGATTCAAAATTTAGGAAGCTCTAGCCAAATCATCAAAAGAGAACCTGTTCGAGGCCATTTAGCCTCTATTAATAGTAAATCTAATCAATACAAGCCGAATAAAGTGTATTATGAAAATGTGGTTTTGCTAGAAAAATGATTCAACTCAATAACTTAAACGAAAATATTCGTGAAGCCGTTTCTCATTTTTGGTTAACAAGGGACGAACAACTGAAAAAGCAAAAAATGTCTATTAAACAAGATTATGGAGCGCGAAGTGCCGTTACGGGTGGGAAGCAAATGGCTGCTTTTGAAAGGTTGGCTACACAAATAGCGTTAGATGCTGGCATTCCTGAAAGCTCTATTTTTTGGACAAGCCGACTAGAACTTCCTGGTTATTTTCGCCCTGAAAAAAAATGGGACTTGTTAATCGTTGATCAGGGAACATTGGTGGCGGCTGTGGAATTCAAATCCCAGGTAGGTCCTTCCTTTGGTAATAATTTTAATAATCGTGCTGAGGAAGCGATCGGGACTGCTCAAGATTTATGGATCGCATATCGCGAAGGAGTTTTTGGAGAGCAACAGCAGCCGTGGCTCGGATACTTATTTATTTTAGAAGATTGTGATAAAACCCAAGTACCTGTCACAGCAAAGCAACCTCATTTTAAGGTATCTCCGGATTTTATGAATGCTTCTTATGCCAAGAGATATGAAATTTTATTAACTAAATTGGTGCGGGAAAGATACTATACTTCTGCCTGCTTAATTCTCTCGAAAAAGCCCCAAAATATAGATGACATCCATTATTCTGAACCTCGGGAAATTTTGAGAAGCCAAGTATTTTTTACCACCTTTGCCGCTCATCTGGAAGCGTATGTCATATTAAAAAATAATTAAGGAATGGATAGTATTTTGAGAACCAGCAAACTCCAAAAAGAGTGTGCCGATCACCCTCTCCTAGAAAAGCGTCAAAGCTAAAATTGAACCCAAATCATTCACGGAAGACTCGATAATTTTCAGAACCATGACCCAACCCATTGTCAATCAACATCAACCTAACTTCGTGTCGCCTCCAGGGGAAACTTTGCTGGAGACGTTGCAGGAACGCGAGATTCTAGTCGAAGAATTAGCGGCAAAAATGGGGATTTCTAAAGTTGCGATCGCCTCTCTAATCAGCGGCAACACTCCCATTACCCCAGAAATTTCCCTCCAGTTAGAGCAATTTTTAGGGATACCGGCTCATTTTTGGAAGAATCGCGAACGCCATTATCGAGAGTTTGTAGCCCGATCGCAATCCCAGGCGATCGCAGATTAGCTGTAGAAATCGGGTTTCATGTCCCTGAGATCGCCTCCTCTATCGACGCGCTACACTCCAGTTAAGCCAAAATCTTCGGCGGTGAGGTGGGTGACTCCTTGGACGATGGCAATCACTTTACCGCCACTGCTGATGGTGGTGACTCCCCCTTGGGACTGGATAGAGAGTTGACCCCAGGTTAGATGACGGGCTAACATCAGTTGATCAATGCCTGATTCAAAGTCGGCGATCGTTGTCGTCCCTCGTCCATTTCCAACTATAAAGCGATCGCTGCCACTGCCGCCGATTAAAGTGTCATCTCCATCCCCGCCACAGAGGATATCATCACCTTGATCGCCAATTAGGAGATCGTTGCCGCTACCTCCAGTGAGAAAATCATTCCCCTTTCCACCGTGGAGGGTGTCGTCTCCGTCTGCGCCACAGATGATATCATCCCCCTGATTGCCGTTGATGAAGTCATCTCCCGATCCTCCACTGATGTAGTCGTCTCCATCTTGATCTGCCAGGGAAGGGTCCGAGGGACCGCCATAGATGGTATCGTTGCCTGCATCGCCGAGGAGGGTATCACTGCCGCGATCGCCATAAATTAGATCGTGATCTGCTCCTCCCCAGGCGATATCATTACCCTGGCCGCTGTAGATGGTATCATTGCCTTCATTGCCGCTGAGGTAGTCATCCCCTTCGTTGCCATAGAGGATATCTCCGCGATCGCTTGGCAATGCAAATTCAGTCCAGGTACCGCCAAAGAGGGTATCACTGCCTTTATTACCATAGAGGATATCACTGCCGCGATCGCCCCAAATTAAATCCTCATCCTTGCCACCATAGACGGTATCATCTCCTTGACCGGCAAAGATAGTATCATTTCCTTGATTGCCGTGGAGTTCGTCATTGCCTGTGCCACCCTCTAGGCGATCGGCATCTCCCGGGGTATTTTCTACTTCGCTTCCTATCCCCCCGCGCATCATATCATTGCCATCCCCTCCGTACAGGTGATCATCCCCATCTTCGCCATACAATTGATCATCCCCACCGCTACCAACCAGTGCATCATTGCCATAACCCCCGATTAACAGATCCCCATCTTCGCTGCCAATTGCGATCGTCTCGGTTCTGTTATCTCCCCCCACTGTCAAGAATTTGGGTGACTCCGGAAGATTCATGTCAAGACAAGGTTTCCCATCTTCCCCAACAGTATCGGTTTCCCAAGGCAGTGATCCATTACTTTCACCTCCCCCAACCATGACAGGGGGAATCATCCCCGAATTATCTTCCGGTGGGATATTTCCCGAATTATCTTCCGGTGGGATATTTCCCGAATTATTTTCCGGTGGGATATTTCCCGAGTTATCTTCCGATGGAATTTCTTCTGGATTATCTTCTGGTGGGATATTTTCCGAGTTATCTTCCGGTGGAATTTCTTCTGGATTATCTTCTGGTGGGATATTTCCCGAATTATCTTCTGGTGGGATATTTCCCGAATTATCTTCCGGTGGAATCTCTTCTGAATTATCTTCCGGTGGAATCTCTTCTGAATTATCTTCTGGTGGAATTTCTTCTGGATTATCTTCTGGTGGAATTTCTTCTGGATTATCTTCTGGTGGAATTTCTTCTGAAATGATCGCCTCCACGAGATGCGCTGCCTGGGTCACCGTACCATTAGCAGAGATAGCGATCGCGTTACCATTGGCCGCTACAATATTGCTGCTGTTCAAACCAACAGAAAGACTAGAATCTTCTTGTAGCCCGTTCAACCCTCCGATCAGCAAATAATTGTGATCTCCGATTGGCACAGTAAAGGAACTCACCCGAATCCCATCGGTAATATCCAGAGGGGTTTCCATCGTTCCCACGGGAAAGTCTCCCAGGTCATAAATACCGTTATGATTAACATCGGCAATAAGCTGCAAATTGCTAATATTGGTGTTTCCAATCCCTGTAGCAGTGACTCCAAAAGTCAGATTATTGGTGATAATGGGTTCATGAACTGCACTCAGACGGAACCGATGCCAAACTGTACTATCAGGGACAGAAGTAGAGGCAGGAGGAAACTGGTCTAATATTTGACTGACGGAATGTTCGTTCAGGGTGAGTACCCCTTTCGAGTTGACGGTTATTGAGATATTCCCCCCAACTTCTAGGGGGCCGCCTGTACCCATATTGCCCAAATCATTCACCGTAATATTAATCGTATCCGTCCCGGAGTAATTCGCACCACTTTGATAATTTAGGATACTCAAAGCACTGTTAATTTCTGCTAGAGTTCCGGTAAAACTCATTGTCTGATCCCCACTTCCATCACCGTTGACAAAGGTCAGATTGAAGAAATTATTTAAAGTCAGAAAACCCTGGTTAACCGATAAATTCACTTGCAGGGGTTGGGTCCCGGCATCCACATCAGCGACGTTAATTCCTGGAATCGATAAATTTATGCTTTGATCAACCACTTGGTTAGTCGGCAGGGTCAAAACTGGCGCATCATTGACCGGATTTACAGTAATATTGACGGTTTTCGTATCAGTAAGCGGACCTCCTGTACCGCTGTTACCGCTATCATTGGCAACAACGGTGAGGGTATCAGTGCCATTAAAATTAGGTAAACCCTGATAGAGTAGACCCGTTGCATCGGCTAGAACTTGATTAATTTGGCTGATTGTCCCGGTGAGGGTTACGTTATTTGTGCCATTATCGGTGATATTTGCCGCTGCTAGACCCCCAGTTACTCCCGAGTTGACCGTGAGAGTGCCCTGATTAACTGTTAGGGTGACGATGATATCATTAGTTCCTGCATCTACATCGGCGACGCTCATTCCAGGAATCACCAATGGCATATCTTCATCCACGGATAAAGGTGGTAAACTGCTGCCGGTTGTGACAGAAACTGCCGATAGATTAAAGTTAGCGCTGGCACTAGGTGTATTGTCCCCAAAAAAAATAAAGTTGGGTGTAGTGTAAGGGTTTTCTGGGAGAAAACTTGGGAGACTAGCGCTGGTGTAGTTCCGAAGGTTACCACTCATTACCAGGTTGCCATTGGCAAGAAGTTCGTAAGTCTCTCCCAACACCTCTAACTGATAGTTAACTGGATTGGATTGGGTATCAAAACCGACGCTTTCGCCTGGTTTAAGGGTGTGGGTGAATAGAGTATTCGTGTTGGGGGGAGGTTCGGCAGTACCTTCTTCTTGGACCCAGATTGTATCTTCCCAAAACCCGATTTCTATGCCTTTTTCTCCATCGCTGCTGATGGCGATTAGGCTGAACCCGGCGCGATCGCCAATGCCATCACCATTTTTGTCGGCTGTGGCAGTTGCATGGTTTTCCGCCAGAATTTGGGCCGTAAAGTCGATGGTGTAGCCGGTATTTCTATCTAGCAGGGGGATCCGGTCAGGTCGGGCAATATAACCGGCGTAATCCAAAGCACTTGCGCTGGTATTTAGATTGGGTCCGTTTTGGGTTGTGGCGATCGGAAGAGAGGGTAAGGTGCGGTACTCAAAGCCTTGAGGATTTGGGGTACCAGTGCCATCATAAAGGTTAAAAGATGCACCGGGAACGGCTATGATGGGGGCATCGTTCGCCGTGGTGAAATTGATGGTTTTAGTTGCGGGACTACTGGCTAGACCCAGGGTATCAGTGAGTTGAAATTGGACCGTGCGATCGCCCGGTAAAGGATTGTCAGAAATATTGCCATAAATAATATTCCGCATCAAGGCAGTAATTGCGGCATCCGTAGCAAAATCCGTGCCTACATTAATAGTCAGAGGGTTCCCTTGAGTCCCGCCGGTGAAGGTGGCAAAGGGTACGCCACTGTAAGCGATGAGGTTAAGTCCTGGAGAATCAATGCCCGCACCAATTTGCCCTGCACTGCTGCCTTCATTTCTAATCATCAAAATATCATCGGTCGTGGCACCCGAGGTAAAGTTAATCCTGAGAGTGCCGTTACTGAAGTTCGTTAAGTCAGGATCTGTGGCAGTGGCGCTGGGGTCAAGAAGGGTAAAACCTTGGTTCTCGATATAGTTGAGATTGCCACTGAAGAGGGTGATTGGGGGGGCTGCATTATGAGAACCTAATCCGTTAAAAGTATTTGGAGGAAATCCAATCCACTCTAGGCTGGGGTTGAAGGGATTGTTAGGGTTGGTATCTCCAGTGGTGATGGTGCTTTTCCGGCGCAGGGTTCTATCTAGGGTACTCACCCCTCCCCCAGACCAGGCTGTACCGGGATTAACACCAATTTGTCCGATCGCGTCCAGAATTATGTCGTTTTTCCGCAGGACTATGGCATCATTGCCGTTAAACCAGCCGTTGCCATTGGTTTGGTTTGGCACAATGGCAGGGTCTGCCATGTTGTGGGCGAGGACAAAGGTACTGCCCGGATCGACAGTGCCGGTAAGATTGATAGTGAGTCCAGCCGTGCTACTCCCGTTAAAATACATTGCGACAGAATAGCCACCGGCAGCTAGGTCGATCGCGCTGCCAGTGCCGTTGTAAAATTCTAGAGCTTTGTTGTTGCTGCTGCCTTCGACATATTCAGAGATAAAAAGGTCGGTGGGGGCGAGGATACCCCGGTAAGCGCCGATCGCCTCCGCAGAAAAGGGGATTTGCACTTCAATTGGACCTGTACGCGCTTCCAGTTCCCAGTCTCCCCCCAAAGCGGCGCTACCTGTTAGGTTATCGCTGGCGGCAATATCAGCCCCGGTGATGGCTGCGAGGCGATCGACAAATCCTCCCAAGTCAGCGGCGAGATTGCACCCGTAGAGTAGGATATCCGCATCAGGGGTGAGAGACTTGGCCCATTGGAAGATTTCGGCTTCTGGGAGAGTTTCGGCGGTTAAAACCCTGTTACCCAGGTGTAACATCCCGGATTGGGCGTGGGAGAGAATATGCAGACCCGCCAGGGGTTGTTTTTGGTGGGAGAGAATCTCACTAATTTGGGCGATCGCATCACGGTTGGGGTCTAACACCACAACTTGTAATTCAGCCGGGGTACTGGCGATGAGGGTTTCATATCCAGTTACAGTAGGGTCAGCAAACAGAATTTCTGTGGGAGAGGTGTTTTCCCCGATGGGATAGAGGGGACTGGTAGATTCCGAGAGCAAAAACGCCATAGGTGATGGTTCTTGGATTAGAATAGGGTAATCGCATCTATATAAGATCGTGACCCGGTAGGAGATCCTACATATCCCACACTCGGTCATGCCCAAGCCAAAGACCGCACCCTGAAGAATGCTCTGTCTCACTAGCCTGAACTGACTATTATGTTAATATAGAGTGACCTAATTCTTTCTAAAGAGATTTTTAACTTTCCTGAACAACACCAATCAGCTTTTTAGAGTCTGGTTGGTGTTGCTGCTATTTACACAACTGTTAACCCACTAAAATTCTTAAACTCCCCTTATCCCCATCTAACTCCACCGGGACACCTACAGGCAAGGCGGCATTTTCGCCATCATGTCCGAAGGGTAAATCTGCAACAATGGGAATGTCTAAGTCTACTAGGCGATCGCGCAAGACTTCGCTAACAGTAAAACTGGACTTACTGGCTACCGTATCACATTGGCTAAATCTGCCTAATGCAATTCCCCTCACGCCAGTGAATGCACCCATCATCCGCCATTGAGTCAGCATCCGATCGATGCGATAGGGGGCTTCTCCTACATCCTCAAAGGCTAAAATTACTCCATCTAATAACGGTTGCGCGGGAGTGCCTAAAAGGTGGGTGGCAACGGTGAGATTGGCGGGGAGTAAATATCCCGTGGCGGTGCCATTTCCCCATCCGTTGCCTTGGAGAGGGGGGATTGCCTTGCCTTCGACTAAATCAAATAACCGGGAAATGGTCCAATCGGGTTCAGCGGCGATCGTCGTCAGGAGGGGACCATGCACTCCTACTATGCCAGTTTTACTCAGACTCCATAACAAACTGGTAATGTCAGAAAATCCGATTACCCATTTGGGCGGGGTCGCTTCTGGGGTCCAGGTCCAATCTTCTAAAATCCTGGCCCCTCCATATCCGCCTCGGATGCAGAGGATGGCGCGACAGTCTGGGTCCTGCCATGCGATCGCCAGTTGTTGACGCCGATCGCGATCGGTGCCTGCCAAATATCCCCAACTGTTGTCATAACCGGCAGTCAGTTCCACGCGATACCCGCGCGATCGCCAAATATCTAGCCCTTTTTCAAATGCCGACAACTCTCGTAGACCCCCACTGGGGGCAATTGCGCGCAACAAATCCCCCGGTTTTAATGCCGGAGGCACAACTCGATTCAAATTTAACCCCCCCATTTTCGATACCATTGTGCGATTCATACTCCCTTATCTATTGATAATTTATCACCCCTAATTGGTGTAATTTTCCGGTTGCCCTAAACTAGGAAATAAAAAAAATTTACACCCTAAAAATATAATCTACCCTAATTTTTAAGACTCCACCGTTTGACAATTTGGCTGAAAACTCACAGAAATTAACTCCTCAGACTTTCCCTGGAAAATCGAGTGATCATTTCCAGTTCTACCGATTCCAATTCAGAGCCAAACTAGGGAATATCTTCTGGATAAGTGTCGGTCGGTGGAGACCAATTTTGTAACGAGGAACGGGATTCAGAATTAGCACCAGGACGGAGGCGACTGAGTTGAGACAAAGCCCACTGTGCCGCTTCTCGGACCTCGGGATCAGAATCTTCCGCAGCGTGGCGGAGGAGTTGACTGGTTTGGGAGACTAAATCATAGATACGGGTTAAATCCCGAATGGCATTTTTCCGCACTTCCGGATTGCTATCTTGCAAAGACAGAATCAAAGCCCGATTCATGGGTTGGAGTGTGCGGTTTCCGATTTCGGCTAGGGATGCCAAAATTAAACTGCG includes:
- a CDS encoding NAD-dependent epimerase/dehydratase family protein, whose amino-acid sequence is MYSNYYRPKKRIFITGASGCIGHYLAEALIQETDHELFLLVRNPEKLRVDLEVRPGISIVQADMREIDKYGDLLKTMDMAILVATAWGGAQAVFDVNVLKTLRLLELLDPEVCEQVIYFSTASILDRNNELLRESGQMGTEYIRSKFDCLRRFTRLPIASRITTLYPTLVFGGDEQKPYSHVAAGMPEILKRINLIRFFKAEGSFHFIHARDIAKVVVHLVDNPPEPAGPFVLGNPAVTVNRAVEEICATLNKNIIFRIPLTGFLVDLFIKIFRVQMSSWDRFCLTYRHFTYKDPVTPATFGMTTEYPTLQDLVKTYNTVKLQRIEEIAQLPEETPGAYEENTDQTPRY
- the hemE gene encoding uroporphyrinogen decarboxylase, with product MAGSSPVPYLLRAARGEKLERPPVWMMRQAGRYMKVYRDLRDKYPSFRERSENPEIAIEISLQPWRAFQPDGVILFSDILTPLPGIGIPFDIIESRGPIIDPPIRTQEQIDKLYPLEPEETMPFIRPILETLRQEVGTASTVLGFVGAPWTLAAYAIEGKSSKDYTVIKGMAFREPAMLHSFLAKIADAIARYACYQIDCGAQVVQMFDSWAGQLSPQDYETFAMPYQKQVVEQVKAAHPETPMILYINGSSGILERMAMSGVDIVSVDWTVDMAEARKRLGANMGVQGNIDPCALFGSHDFIRDRILDTIRKAGNQGHILNLGHGVLQGTPEENVAFFFETAKQADKLLAVHS
- a CDS encoding site-specific DNA-methyltransferase is translated as MMQLQLFKTLESAKRGKNERSGIYKWHSYYAGYSEKFVTSAIDYLNLNYNHILLDPWNGSGTTGVVASNFGISTLGLDINPVMNIFSAAKSPYLRSQKPILDQLSHEICQTYSQMISEGNPLTEDPLLELMPASLCQGIRLLYFSIEASQYPDYPLSEPLVQLLPIQKHRTSNPFQSFFHAALFIMTRELMGWQKSSNPTWFKPNNSQLHPDYSLEQIRDKFRTTIQGMLADLEAYLNTNQSQVFHLPITMDSRGIAMTDNSIDGIITSPPYLTRIDYAISTKPELLILRDSNYLRKLREQMMGTPVIVDKTIQINPIWGKTCGRLLENILTHPSKAAASYYFHTQTQYFQDVEKSLREIIRVLKPKSKALIVVQSSYFKEHEIPLGEIYVKMIQNLGSSSQIIKREPVRGHLASINSKSNQYKPNKVYYENVVLLEK
- a CDS encoding PaeR7I family type II restriction endonuclease → MIQLNNLNENIREAVSHFWLTRDEQLKKQKMSIKQDYGARSAVTGGKQMAAFERLATQIALDAGIPESSIFWTSRLELPGYFRPEKKWDLLIVDQGTLVAAVEFKSQVGPSFGNNFNNRAEEAIGTAQDLWIAYREGVFGEQQQPWLGYLFILEDCDKTQVPVTAKQPHFKVSPDFMNASYAKRYEILLTKLVRERYYTSACLILSKKPQNIDDIHYSEPREILRSQVFFTTFAAHLEAYVILKNN
- a CDS encoding helix-turn-helix transcriptional regulator codes for the protein MTQPIVNQHQPNFVSPPGETLLETLQEREILVEELAAKMGISKVAIASLISGNTPITPEISLQLEQFLGIPAHFWKNRERHYREFVARSQSQAIAD